The sequence CGTCCCGGTGGGAGTCAGGACGCGCCGGAGGCCGGCGATCCCGTGGCCGGCCGCGAGGTCGAGGACGACGTCGTACCGCCGCCCGGCGCGCGTGAAGTCCTCCTGCGTGTAGTCGACGACATGGTCCGCACCCAACGAGCGGACCAGCTCGGTGTTGCGCGTACTGCACACGCCCGTCACCTCCGCGCCGAGCGCCTTGGCGATCTGCACGGCGAACGTACCGACCCCGCCCGAGGCGCCGTTGATCAGGACATGCTGCCCCGGCCGCAACTCTGCCACGTCACGCAGTCCGCGCAGGGCGGTGTTCCCCGCCAGCGGCAGGGCCGCCGCCTGCTCGAAGGTCAGGGAGGCGGGCTTGCGTTCCACCCAGGCGTCCGGGACGCACACGTACTGCGCGAACGTGCCGTCGACTTCGCCGAACACCTCGTCGCCCGGCCGGAGATCCCGTACGTCGCGGCCGACCGCCGCCACCTCGCCCGCGAAGTCCCGGCCCCGGATCCGGGCCCGGGGCGCGCGCGGCCCCAGCGCCAGCCGGGCCACGTACGGGTCACCGCGCATGAGGTGCCAGTCGTACGCGTTCAACCCGGCCGCCCGCACCCGCACCAGCACCTCGTCGGCGGGCACCGGCTGCTCCACATCCCTCAGCTCCAGCACGTCCGGTGAGCCGTACCGGTCCTGGACGACTGCCTTCATGATCCCCCCTCGCTCGGTACTCGCAGGTTAGGGTGAGGGACGCCGGCCGGGCATCGGGGAAGCGCCGTAATCCCGGGGGAGGACGAGCGGGGGCGCGTGTAAGGGGCCGGTGTCTCAGAGGTCGTGGGTGACGGCACCCTCCTCGGCGTACGCGACGGCGTCCGCGTGCCCGAACAGGCCGGGCAGCCCGCCGGTGTGCACGAACACGGTCTTCTCGCCCGGCCGTACGTCACCGTCCCGGACGGCGGCGGCCAGTCCGGCCAGAGCCCGGCCGGTGTAGGTCGGGTCGAGGATGATCCCCTCGGTGCGGGCGGCGAGCCGGAGCGCCTCGGCCACCGGTCCGGTCAGCGCCGCGTACCCGCTGCCCACCTGGTCCCGGCGCACCCGCAACCGCCGCGCCGTGACCTTCTCCGAGGTGAGCGGGGCCGCGAACTCCTCGACCGCGGGGGCCGGATCGGCCAGCGCGCCCACGTCGACACCGAGCACCGACTCCGTGCCGAGGGCGGCGACCAGCCCGGCCATGGTGCCACCCGAGCCGAGCGCGACCACCGCCGTCCGCAGGCCGGGCACCTGTGCGCGCAGCTCCTCGCCACAGCGCACATAGCCCTGTGCGCCCAGCGTGCTGGACCCGCCGAACGGGATCAGCGCGGGACGGGCACCGCCGGCCCGCAGTCGCGCGCACACCTCGGCCGCCGCGGCGTCGAGTCCGGACTGGTCCACGTCGCCCGCCCAGGAGATGCGGGCTCCCAGCAGGCCGTCCAGGGCGAGGTTCCCGGAACGGGACCGCCCCGGCGCGCCGCGCAGCACGAGCACGGCGTCCAGGCCCAGCCGGCCGGCCGCGGCCGCCGTCAGCCGGGCGTGGTTGCTCTGCGGGCCGCCCGTGGTCACGAGAGTGTCGGCGCCCTCGGCCAGCGCCGCGCCCGCGAGCCACTCCAGCTTGCGGGTCTTGTTCCCGCCACCGCCGAGGCCGGTCAGGTCGTCCCGTTTGACCCACAGGTCGTCCGGACCGAGCCCGAGCGCCGCGGCGAGCCGGGGCGCCGGTTCGACGGGGGTCGGGAAGGTGCCGAGCTGCACGGGCGGGTGGCTCATGTCGTACGTCCTCTTCTGCCGGGCACACGGCGGTTGGCGGTGGCCGGTGGGTGGATGTCCGGCCGCGGGCAAGCGGCTGCCGGGCCCATGGCGGCCGGCGAGGTCCAGTCGATCACGCCCGGCCGTCCGGCGTCACACGGGCAGCAACCGTCCGACCAGCTCGCCCAGCTGACGGGCGTTGCGGCACTCGTGCATCTCGACCAGCTCGGCGTAGGCGTGCGCCGCCGAATCGCCGGTGCCCCACTGGGCGCGCGGTTCGGGGTTGAGCCAGTGGACACGGCGGGCGCGGCGGGCGGTGTCGCGGACGGCGGGCAGGTTCGGGTCGCTCATGTTCGTGCGGGCGTCCCCGAGCACGAACACCGTCGTCTTCGGGCCGACCGCGTCGCCGTAGCGCTCGGCGAACTCGCCGAGGGCGACGCCGTAGTCGCTGCTGCCGTGCCAGCCGGTGAGCGTGGCCTCCTCGCGGATCCGGGCGCCGAGCCCGTCCGGGTCGGCGTGGCCGTGGCCGAGCAGTCCGGTCACCTCGTCGAGGCGGTTGACGAAGGCGAACACCCGGACCTTGCTGAACTGGTCGTGCAGTGCCTGCACCAGCAGCATCGTGAAGTCCGAGAAGCCGGACACCGAGCCCGAGACATCGCAGAGCAGCACCAGTTCGGGTCGGGCCGGCCGGCGTCTGCGCAGCACGGGCCGCATCGGCACCCCGCCCGTGGACAGCGAGGAGCGCAGGGTGCGGCGCAGGTCGATCGTGCCGCGCGCGGCACGGCGACGGCGTGCGGCGAGCCGGGTCGCCAGCTTGCGTGCCAGCGGCGACACGGTTCTGCGCAGCTCGGCGAGCCGGTCCCGCCCGGCGTACAGGAAGTCCACCCGGTCGGCGGTCGGGGCGACCGCCCGCCGGGCGATCCGGTCCCGTCCGCGCCGCTCGGCCACCCGACGCCGTGCCTCCGCGGCGACCAGCTGCCGGAACACCTCGATACGGCGCCGGATCTCGTCGTCCAGCAGCCGGTCCGCGAACCCGGCGCCCCCGTCCCGGCCCCGCACGTCGGCCCGCACCCGGGCCAGCAGGGTCTGCGGGCGCAGCCGGTCGAGGGTCTGGTACGCCGACCAGCCGTCCGACCCGGGTGAACTCCCGTACCCGCCCAGGCCGTCCACGGCCTCGGCCGCCAGCTGCGCCAGCATCGAGCGGTCGTCGGCGGCCAGCGCGTCCGCGAGGCGGTCGCGCAGCTCCTCCCGGTCCGCGGGGCCGCCGTCCGATCCGCCGACGCCGCGCGGGAAGTACAGGTCGAAGACGGGGTCGAAGACCGCTCGCTGGGCCGGACCGTGCAGCAGGGTCGCGGCCAGCCCCTCGCGCAGCAGCTCCCGGTCGGCCAGCCCCAGGGCCTCGACCGCGAGGGCCGCGTCGACGGTTTCCCCGGTGCCGATCCGCACGCCGTGCGCGCGCAGCGCGCCGACCAGGCCGGTGATCCGCTCCTCGACACCGCTCACAGGGCGTCCAGATCGAGCTTGGCCGCCGCTTTCTGGACGTCGTCCTGGTGCTTGAGGATCACGCCCAGGGTGTCCCGTACGACGGACTCGTCCAGTGTGTCGGCGCCCAGGGCCAGCAGGGTGCGCGCCCAGTCGATGGTCTCGGCGATCGACGGCACCTTGCGCAGGTCCATCGCGCGCAGCGCCCCGACCACCCGCACCACCGACTCGGCCAGCGCCTCACCGAGCCCCGGCACCTTCAGCCGTACGATCCGTCGCTCCAGCTCCTCCTCGGGGAACCCGATGTGCAGGAACAGACAGCGGCGGCGCAGTGCCTCGGACAGCTCGCGGCCCGCGTTGGAGGTGAGGACGACGAAGGGGCGGCGGGTCGCGGTGATCGTGCCCAGCTCGGGGACCGTGACCTGGAAGTCGCTGAGCACCTCCAGCAGCAGCCCCTCCATCTCCACGTCGGCCTTGTCGGTCTCGTCGATCAGCAGCACGGTCGGCTCGTCGCCGCGGATCGCGGTCAGCAGCGGGCGGGGGAGCAGGAACTCCTCGCTGAAGATGTCGGTGCGCGCCTCGTCCCAGCTCTCGTCGCGGCCCGCGCTGATGCGCAGCAGCTGCTTGGCGTGGTTCCACTCGTACAGCGCCCGGGACTCGTCGACGCCCTCGTAGCACTGGAGCCGCACCAGCCGCGCACCGGCGACCTGGGCGACGGCCTTGGCCAGTTCGGTCTTGCCGACCCCGGCCGGGCCCTCCACCAGCAGCGGCTTGCCCAGCCGGGCGGCGAGGAAGACGGTCGTGGCGACGGCGGGTGAAGCGAGGTACCCGGTCTCGGCGAGACGGGCGGAGACGTCGTCGACGGATGTGAACAACGGGGCCTCCGGCGGTCGGGGATGGGCAGCCGCCTCCTATCTAAGCGCTTGTTCACCCCCTGTGTCACGAGGATTCCGTCACGTCCCGCAGGGGTAGACCGACCGGTTTCCTTTCATTCCGGACGCGGTAACCTCGCGGTATGGCCACCACCGACAAGGCGTCCACCCGAGACCGGCTGCTCGACGCGGCCGCCCAGCTGTTCTACCGCGACGGCGTCTCCATCGGCATCGAGGCGCTGTGCCGGACGGCGGGTGTCTCCAAGCGGTCGATGTACCAGCTCTTCGACAGCAAGGACGAGATGCTGGCCGCGAGCCTGGAGCGACGGATCCCCCGGTACGAGGCCCAGTTCGCGCCCGCCGACCCGGACTCCGCGACCCCGCGCGAGCGGATCCTGTACGTCTTCGAGCAGGTGGAGAAGGCCGCCGCCGACCCCGGCTACCTCGGCTGCCCCTACCTCGCCGTGCTCGTCGAGCTGAAGGACCCCGAGCACCCGGCCAGCCAGGTCGCCCGGGCGGTGAAGGAGGGCCTGCGGGAGATCTTCCGCACCCAGGCCGAGAAGGGCGGCGCCCGCGACCCCGAGCTGCTCGCCCGCCAGCTCATGCTGATCTTCGACGGCGCCGGCGTCCGCGCCGGCGCCCGCGTGGAACACCTCGACGACGGACTCGCCACGACGACGGTGACGGCACTGCTGGACGCGGCCGGAGTGGAGTAGCCCGCACCCGCCGGGCCCCGCCCGCCGACCCGCACCCCCGGACGGGTCACCACAACGCGCCGCCGCCCTCGGCCGCCCGGTGCAATGGAGGCGTGACCGCGCCCCCGGACGACTGCCTCGTGCGCAACGAGTGGATCTGCGGCGCCTATCTGAGCACCCGCCGTGAGGTCCTGCTCGACGCGACCGTCCAGCACCTCCGGCTGACGGGGCTGGCGGTCCTCATCGGCCTGGTGATCGCCCTGCCGCTCGCGGTTCTGGCCCGCCGCTGGACCCTGGCGGCCGGCCCGGTCCTCGCCGGGACGACCATCCTCTACACGATCCCGTCCCTGGCGATGTTCTCCCTGCTCCTGCCCCTCTACGGCCTCTCGGCCACCCTGGTCGTCGCGGGCCTGGTGCTCTACTCGCTCACCGTGCTCGTCCGGAACATCCTCGCCGGACTGCGCGCGGTCCCGCAGGAGACCCGGCAGGCCGCGCGCGGCCTCGGCTACGGCCCGATCCGGCTGCTGCTCACCGTCGAACTGCCCCTGGCCCTGCCCGCCGCGATGGCCGGGCTGCGCATCGCGACCGTCTCGGCGGTCTCCCTGGTCACGGTCGGCGCGATCGTCGGCTTCGGTGGCCTCGGGAACCTGATCTACGCGGGCATGAACACCTACTTCAAGGCCCAGGTGCTCACCGCCTCCGTGCTGTGCGTGCTGATCGCCGTCGCCGCCGACCTGCTGCTGCTCGGCGTGCAGTGGCTGATCACCCCCTGGGCGAGAGCGGCCCGCGCATGAACACCCTCGGCGCCGCCTGGGACTGGCTCACCGACCCCGCGCACTGGTCGGGCGACGACGGCGTCCTGCACCGGCTGCTCCAGCACCTGATGCTCACCGTCGTCTGCCTGCTCATCAGCTGCCTGATCGCGCTGCCGGTCGCACTGGTCCTCGGCCACCTGGGCAAGGGCGGCGCGCTCGCCGTCAACATCTCCAACGCCGGCCGCGCCGTCCCCACCTTCGCCGTCCTGGTCCTGCTGCTCCTGACCCCGGTCGGGAAGTGGGGCGAGGGGCCCACCGTCGTCGCCCTGGTGCTGTTCGCCGTGCCCCCACTGCTCACCAATGCCTACGTCGGCATGCGCGAGGTCGACCGGAGCGTCGTACAGGCGGCACGGGGGATGGGGATGACCGGGCGGCAGATGCTGTTCCGGGTGGAGCTGCCCCTGGCGCTCCCGATGGTCCTGGCCGGGGTGCGACTCGCCGCCGTCCAGCTCGTCGCCACCGCCACCATCGCCGCGCTCGCGGGCGGCGGGGGCCTGGGCCGGATCATCACCGCGGGCTTCAACCTGGCCAGCACCCCCCAGGTGGTCGCCGGTGCGTTCCTCGTCGCCGTGTTCGCGCTGATCGTCGAGGGCGTCTTCGAGATCGCCGAACGCCTGGGGCCGGTGTGGGCCAGGGGCGGCCGATGAGGGGCCGTTTCGCCGTGCCGGTGGCCGCGCTGTGCACCCTGACCGCCTGCACCACCGGCCCCTCCCTGGAGAACCGCGGCGCGGTCACCGCACCGCCCGGCGACAGCCACCACCTGACCATCGGCTCGGCCGGCTTCACCGAGAGCGACCTGCTCGCCCAGTTGTACGCGCAGCTGCTGAACCGGGCCGGCTACCAGACGTCCCTCATCACCGTCGCCAACCGGGAGCTGTACGAACCGGCCCTGGAGTCCGGCCAGATCGACGTCGTACCCGAGTACGCGGCCACCCTCGCCGACTGGCTGAACGCCAAGACGCACGGCGCCGACGCGACACCGGTCGGCTCGCCCGACCTGGACGCCACGATGAAGTCCCTGCGGGACCTCGCCGCACCCCGCGGCCTCACCGTCCTTCCACCCGGCCGCGCGGTGGACCAGAACGCCTTCGCGGTGACCGCCGCCTACGCCCGGCAGCACCATCTCAAGACGCTCAGCGACCTCGGTGCCGCCAAGCTGAAGGTACGCCTCGCGGCCGGGGACGAGTGCGTGCGACGGCCGTACTGCGAGCCGGGGCTGAAGAAGGTGTACGGCATCGACATCACCGGGGTCGACCCGAAGGGCGTCGGTACCACCCAGGCCAAGCGGGCCGTGCAGGACGGCCGGGACCAGATGGTGCTCACCACGACCACGGACGCGACCCTCGACCAGTTCGGCCTGGTCCTGCTCGCCGACGACAGGCACCTGCAGAACGCGGACTACGTCGTCCCGGTCGTCAACCGCTCCCGCGCCGGCGGCCCGGGCGTGGCGAAGGCCCTGGGCAGGCTCAACGACGTCCTCACCACGGCGGACCTCGCGGACCTGAACCGGCAGGTCGACAGTTGGCGCCGGCTCCCCGCCGACGTCGCCCGGACGTATCTGAAGGACAAGGGCCTGCTGAAGTGACCGCCCGCCGGTGGCCTCAGGCGTCCGACACCGAGTCGAACGGCACCTGGCCCCGGGGGACACCCCGCGCGTCCGCGTCCACGGAGCGGCGCAGCGCCTCGTGCAGCTTCGCCGGGGTCAGCACGCCCAGGAAGCGCGCGCCGTCAAGGACCGCGACCCACCCCGCGTCGTACTGGAGCATGACCCCGAACGCCTGCTTCAGCGGAGCGCCCACCGGCACCCAGGCGGTCATCCGGTGCGCGAGGTCCCCGACCGTGCCGCCCGCGGCCAGCTCGTCGAGGCCGACCCAGCCGTGCAGATCGTCGTGTGCGTCGAGGACCACCGCCCACCGGGCGCCCCCGGTCCGCAACCGCTGCGCGGCGCGCTCGGCGGGCTCGTCCGGCCGGGCCACCGGCGGCTGTTCGAGATCGTCCGGCTCGATCTCGGTGACCGACAGCCGCTTCAGCCCCCGGTCGGCCCCCACGAACCCGGCGACGTACGGCGTGGCGGGCGCGCCCAGCACGGCCCCCGGCGTGTCGAACTGCTCGATGCGGCCCTGCCCGTACACGGCGATCCGGTCACCGAGCCGGACGGCCTCCTCGATGTCGTGCGTGACCAGCAGGACCGTCTTGCGGACGGCGGCCTGCATCCGCAGGAACTCGTCCTGCAACTGCTCGCGCACCACCGGGTCGACCGCGCCGAACGGCTCGTCCATCAGCAGCACCGGGGGATCCGCCGCGAGCGCCCGCGCCACGCCCACCCGCTGCCGCTGGCCGCCGGACAACTGCTCCGGATAGCGCGGCCCGTACGTCTTCGGGTCGAGGCCCACCAGATCCAGCAGATCCGTGGCCCGGGCCCGCGCCTTCGCGCGCTTCCAGCCGAGCAGCGCGGGCACCGTCGCGGTGTTGTCCAGGACGGTGCGGTGCGGAAAGAGGCCGACCTGCTGGATGACGTACCCGATCCGGCGGCGCAGCCGCACCGGGTCGACGGCCGCGATGTCCTCACCGTCGACGAAGATCCGGCCGGAGGTCGGCTCGATGAGCCGGTTCACCATCATCATGGTCGTCGTCTTGCCGCAGCCCGAGGGGCCCACGAGCGTCACGAGCTCACCCTCGGACACCTCGAAGGAGAGGTCGTCCACGGCCGTCGTACCGTCCGGATACCGCTTGGTGACCTGCTCGAACCGGATCATCCCCTCACGCTATCCGCGCCCGCCCGGCCCCGCCCGGCCCCGCCCGGCTCCGAACGGCCGAAGGGATGACGGCGCTGAGGACCTCGCCCGGCACGCGTCGTCCCGGGCGCTGCCCTCAGCCCACCAGCACGACCTCCAGCGTCCGCGGACCGTGCACACCCTCCACCCGGTCCAGTTCGATGTCGCTGGTGGCCGACGGGCCCGAGATCCAGGTCAGCGGGCGGCCCGGATCGAGGCGTTCCAGGGCCTGCGGAACCGAGGAGACCACCTGCTCGGGCACCCGTACCACGCAGATGTGGTGGTCGGGCACGAGGCTGATGCGGCGCCGTCCCTGGTCGGGCCCGCCGTCCAGCACGAGGGTGCCGGTCTCGGCGATCGCCACCGCGCAGGCCGTCACCACGCTGTCGACCCGATCCAGATCGTCCGGAGTGCTCTCGGCCCGGTCCGCGACCCGAGTGACCCGGGTCCCGGCCAGCCAGCCCGTCTCCAGCCCCGGCGGCACCAGGACCGAGCCCGCCTCCCGCTCCGTGAGCAGCCGGGCGATGAGCGAAGGGAGTTCCCCCTCCGTGCAGCGGTGGACGACGGCCCGGTAGTCCGCGAGGTTCTCGGCCAGCAGCTCCACGGTCTGCCCGACCGTACGGTCGCCGTGCTCCCGCAGGTAGTCGCGCCGGACGACCTGTTCATAGGGTGTGTCGTCCGGCGGTACGTCGGCGAGCGCGCGCCGTACCCGGCCCAGGATCCGTTCCCTGCCGCTCACTCGGCGCCGTCCTTTCCGCCATGGGTCCGCTGCCACCAGTCCCGGAACGGCTCGGCCGGTACGGCCGGCAGATCCCGGGTTCCGCTCCACGCCTTGCCGGGTCCGGGCAGGGTGCGTGGCTGCAGCCGCCGGGTGCGGGAGGCCAGCCGCTGGCCCGTGCGCAGGGCGCCGGGGTGGGAGAACGTCCAGCGCGCCGCCCGCATCGCGGCCCGCTCGGCCGCATGTCCCTTGGCCGGCTTCAGCACCACCTTGTTGCCCTGCCGGACCGTCACGCCGCCCTCCACGACCCGTTCCCGCAGATGCACCAGCACCTCGGGGATGTCGATGGCGACGGGGCAGACCTCGTAGCAGGCGCCGCACAGTGACGAGGCGTAGGGCAGGGAGGCGTCGATCTCGCTCTCGGTGCCTCGGAGTTGGGGGCTGAGGATGGCGCCGATCGGTCCGGGGTAGACGGAGCCGTACGCGTGCCCGCCCGCCCGCTCGTAGACGGGACACACATTGAGGCAGGCCGAGCAGCGGATGCAGCGCAGCGCCTGGCGGCCGACCTGGTCGGCGAGGGTGTCGGTGCGGCCGTTGTCCAGCAGGACCAGGTGGAAGGCGCTCGGGCCGTCCTCGTCCGTGGTTCCCGTCCACATGCTCGTGTACGGGTTCATGCGCTCGGCCGTGGAGGAGCGGGGAAGCGTCTGGAGGAAGACCTCCAGGTCCCGCCAGGTGGGGACGACCTTCTCGATGCCGACGACGGAGATCAGCGTCTCGGGCAGGGTCAGGCACATGCGTCCGTTGCCCTCGGACTCGACGACGACCAGGGTGCCGGTCTCGGCGACCATGAAATTGGCGCCGGAGATGCCGACCTTGGCGCGCAGGAACTTCTCCCGCAGGTGGAGCCGGGCGGCCTCGGCCAGTTCGGCGGGCGTGTCGGTCAGGCCCTCGGGGGCCGGTCGCCCCCAGCGGCCCATTTCCTCGCGGAAGATGTCGCGGATCTCGCCGCGGTTGCGGTGGATGGCGGGGACGAGGATGTGCGAGGGCCGGTCCTTGCCCAACTGCACGATCAGTTCGGCGAGATCGGTCTCGTAGGCGCGGATGCCCTCCGCCTCCAGCGCCTCGTTGAGCCCGATCTCCTGTGTGGCCATCGACTTGACCTTGACGACCTCCGACTCGCCGGTGGCCTTCACGAGTCCGGCGACGATCCGGTTGGCCTCGTCGGCGTCCGCCGCCCAGTGGACCGTGCCGCCCGCCGCGGTGACCGACTCCTCCAACCGCAGCAGATGGCGCTCCAGATGACGCAGCGTGTGATCCTTGATGAGCCGGCCCGCCTCCCGCAGCCGGTCCCAGTCGGACAGCTCGGCGACGGCCTTGGCCCGCTTGGCCCGGATGGTGTGCGTGGCGTGCCGGAGATTGCCGCGCAGGGTGGGGTTGCGGACGGCTTCGCGCGCGGCCTTTGGAAACGCCGGGTGGGTGGGTGGGGGAAACACAGGCATTCCGATGAAGGTGCCGCTCATGCCGCCGTCTCCGCTCGCGTCTCCGTGCTCGCCAGGATCTCCGCGATGTGCACCGGCCGCATGC is a genomic window of Streptomyces griseochromogenes containing:
- a CDS encoding betaine/proline/choline family ABC transporter ATP-binding protein (Members of the family are the ATP-binding subunit of ABC transporters for substrates such as betaine, L-proline or other amino acids, choline, carnitine, etc. The substrate specificity is best determined from the substrate-binding subunit, rather than this subunit, as it interacts with the permease subunit and not with substrate directly.), which produces MIRFEQVTKRYPDGTTAVDDLSFEVSEGELVTLVGPSGCGKTTTMMMVNRLIEPTSGRIFVDGEDIAAVDPVRLRRRIGYVIQQVGLFPHRTVLDNTATVPALLGWKRAKARARATDLLDLVGLDPKTYGPRYPEQLSGGQRQRVGVARALAADPPVLLMDEPFGAVDPVVREQLQDEFLRMQAAVRKTVLLVTHDIEEAVRLGDRIAVYGQGRIEQFDTPGAVLGAPATPYVAGFVGADRGLKRLSVTEIEPDDLEQPPVARPDEPAERAAQRLRTGGARWAVVLDAHDDLHGWVGLDELAAGGTVGDLAHRMTAWVPVGAPLKQAFGVMLQYDAGWVAVLDGARFLGVLTPAKLHEALRRSVDADARGVPRGQVPFDSVSDA
- a CDS encoding ABC transporter substrate-binding protein; its protein translation is MRGRFAVPVAALCTLTACTTGPSLENRGAVTAPPGDSHHLTIGSAGFTESDLLAQLYAQLLNRAGYQTSLITVANRELYEPALESGQIDVVPEYAATLADWLNAKTHGADATPVGSPDLDATMKSLRDLAAPRGLTVLPPGRAVDQNAFAVTAAYARQHHLKTLSDLGAAKLKVRLAAGDECVRRPYCEPGLKKVYGIDITGVDPKGVGTTQAKRAVQDGRDQMVLTTTTDATLDQFGLVLLADDRHLQNADYVVPVVNRSRAGGPGVAKALGRLNDVLTTADLADLNRQVDSWRRLPADVARTYLKDKGLLK
- a CDS encoding ABC transporter permease; this encodes MTAPPDDCLVRNEWICGAYLSTRREVLLDATVQHLRLTGLAVLIGLVIALPLAVLARRWTLAAGPVLAGTTILYTIPSLAMFSLLLPLYGLSATLVVAGLVLYSLTVLVRNILAGLRAVPQETRQAARGLGYGPIRLLLTVELPLALPAAMAGLRIATVSAVSLVTVGAIVGFGGLGNLIYAGMNTYFKAQVLTASVLCVLIAVAADLLLLGVQWLITPWARAARA
- a CDS encoding pyridoxal-phosphate dependent enzyme, with amino-acid sequence MSHPPVQLGTFPTPVEPAPRLAAALGLGPDDLWVKRDDLTGLGGGGNKTRKLEWLAGAALAEGADTLVTTGGPQSNHARLTAAAAGRLGLDAVLVLRGAPGRSRSGNLALDGLLGARISWAGDVDQSGLDAAAAEVCARLRAGGARPALIPFGGSSTLGAQGYVRCGEELRAQVPGLRTAVVALGSGGTMAGLVAALGTESVLGVDVGALADPAPAVEEFAAPLTSEKVTARRLRVRRDQVGSGYAALTGPVAEALRLAARTEGIILDPTYTGRALAGLAAAVRDGDVRPGEKTVFVHTGGLPGLFGHADAVAYAEEGAVTHDL
- a CDS encoding LutC/YkgG family protein, which translates into the protein MSGRERILGRVRRALADVPPDDTPYEQVVRRDYLREHGDRTVGQTVELLAENLADYRAVVHRCTEGELPSLIARLLTEREAGSVLVPPGLETGWLAGTRVTRVADRAESTPDDLDRVDSVVTACAVAIAETGTLVLDGGPDQGRRRISLVPDHHICVVRVPEQVVSSVPQALERLDPGRPLTWISGPSATSDIELDRVEGVHGPRTLEVVLVG
- a CDS encoding AAA family ATPase, with protein sequence MFTSVDDVSARLAETGYLASPAVATTVFLAARLGKPLLVEGPAGVGKTELAKAVAQVAGARLVRLQCYEGVDESRALYEWNHAKQLLRISAGRDESWDEARTDIFSEEFLLPRPLLTAIRGDEPTVLLIDETDKADVEMEGLLLEVLSDFQVTVPELGTITATRRPFVVLTSNAGRELSEALRRRCLFLHIGFPEEELERRIVRLKVPGLGEALAESVVRVVGALRAMDLRKVPSIAETIDWARTLLALGADTLDESVVRDTLGVILKHQDDVQKAAAKLDLDAL
- a CDS encoding TetR/AcrR family transcriptional regulator, producing MATTDKASTRDRLLDAAAQLFYRDGVSIGIEALCRTAGVSKRSMYQLFDSKDEMLAASLERRIPRYEAQFAPADPDSATPRERILYVFEQVEKAAADPGYLGCPYLAVLVELKDPEHPASQVARAVKEGLREIFRTQAEKGGARDPELLARQLMLIFDGAGVRAGARVEHLDDGLATTTVTALLDAAGVE
- a CDS encoding LutB/LldF family L-lactate oxidation iron-sulfur protein → MSGTFIGMPVFPPPTHPAFPKAAREAVRNPTLRGNLRHATHTIRAKRAKAVAELSDWDRLREAGRLIKDHTLRHLERHLLRLEESVTAAGGTVHWAADADEANRIVAGLVKATGESEVVKVKSMATQEIGLNEALEAEGIRAYETDLAELIVQLGKDRPSHILVPAIHRNRGEIRDIFREEMGRWGRPAPEGLTDTPAELAEAARLHLREKFLRAKVGISGANFMVAETGTLVVVESEGNGRMCLTLPETLISVVGIEKVVPTWRDLEVFLQTLPRSSTAERMNPYTSMWTGTTDEDGPSAFHLVLLDNGRTDTLADQVGRQALRCIRCSACLNVCPVYERAGGHAYGSVYPGPIGAILSPQLRGTESEIDASLPYASSLCGACYEVCPVAIDIPEVLVHLRERVVEGGVTVRQGNKVVLKPAKGHAAERAAMRAARWTFSHPGALRTGQRLASRTRRLQPRTLPGPGKAWSGTRDLPAVPAEPFRDWWQRTHGGKDGAE
- a CDS encoding ABC transporter permease — its product is MNTLGAAWDWLTDPAHWSGDDGVLHRLLQHLMLTVVCLLISCLIALPVALVLGHLGKGGALAVNISNAGRAVPTFAVLVLLLLTPVGKWGEGPTVVALVLFAVPPLLTNAYVGMREVDRSVVQAARGMGMTGRQMLFRVELPLALPMVLAGVRLAAVQLVATATIAALAGGGGLGRIITAGFNLASTPQVVAGAFLVAVFALIVEGVFEIAERLGPVWARGGR
- a CDS encoding vWA domain-containing protein; translation: MSGVEERITGLVGALRAHGVRIGTGETVDAALAVEALGLADRELLREGLAATLLHGPAQRAVFDPVFDLYFPRGVGGSDGGPADREELRDRLADALAADDRSMLAQLAAEAVDGLGGYGSSPGSDGWSAYQTLDRLRPQTLLARVRADVRGRDGGAGFADRLLDDEIRRRIEVFRQLVAAEARRRVAERRGRDRIARRAVAPTADRVDFLYAGRDRLAELRRTVSPLARKLATRLAARRRRAARGTIDLRRTLRSSLSTGGVPMRPVLRRRRPARPELVLLCDVSGSVSGFSDFTMLLVQALHDQFSKVRVFAFVNRLDEVTGLLGHGHADPDGLGARIREEATLTGWHGSSDYGVALGEFAERYGDAVGPKTTVFVLGDARTNMSDPNLPAVRDTARRARRVHWLNPEPRAQWGTGDSAAHAYAELVEMHECRNARQLGELVGRLLPV
- a CDS encoding NAD(P)-dependent alcohol dehydrogenase, whose translation is MKAVVQDRYGSPDVLELRDVEQPVPADEVLVRVRAAGLNAYDWHLMRGDPYVARLALGPRAPRARIRGRDFAGEVAAVGRDVRDLRPGDEVFGEVDGTFAQYVCVPDAWVERKPASLTFEQAAALPLAGNTALRGLRDVAELRPGQHVLINGASGGVGTFAVQIAKALGAEVTGVCSTRNTELVRSLGADHVVDYTQEDFTRAGRRYDVVLDLAAGHGIAGLRRVLTPTGTLVLGSGGRSGQFLGAPVLILQGLVLSPFVRQRLRPLIGPAPSKAVLAELRELADSGKLAPVIDRTYTLVEAPEAIRYLEEEHARGKVVVTV